A stretch of Macadamia integrifolia cultivar HAES 741 chromosome 7, SCU_Mint_v3, whole genome shotgun sequence DNA encodes these proteins:
- the LOC122083298 gene encoding thiosulfate sulfurtransferase 18-like isoform X2, whose product MGSNWFVALAGFLLIFNSAEALVTIDVHEAKDLLDSGAYWYVDARTKEEFKEGYVDVKKIVNIPYMFKTPEGNFTKNPLFVKHVSSIFKNGCPLIVGCLSGSRSLHAATALENSGFKNVTNMGGGYSAWVKSGYPVKKP is encoded by the exons ATGGGTTCCAATTGGTTTGTAGCTCTTGCTGGATTTCTTCTCATCTTTAATAGTGCTGAAGCCCTCGTAACCATTGATGTCCATGAGGCCAAGGACCTCCTTGACTCCGGTGCCTACTGGTATGTTGATGCTAG GACCAAAGAAGAATTCAAGGAAGGCTACGTAGATGTGAAGAAAATTGTGAACATTCCTTACATGTTCAAAACCCCAGAAG GAAATTTCACAAAGAATCCCCTGTTCGTGAAACATGTTTCTTCCATTTTCAAAAATGGTTGTCCTCTCATAGTG GGTTGTCTATCTGGTTCCAGGTCCCTTCATGCAGCTACTGCTCTTGAGAACTCT GGTTTCAAGAATGTGACCAACATGGGAGGAGGCTACAGTGCATGGGTGAAGAGTGGCTATCCTGTGAAGAAACCATAA
- the LOC122083127 gene encoding thiosulfate sulfurtransferase 18-like — MGSNWFVALAGFLLIFNSAEALVTIDVHDAKDLLDSGAYWYVDARTKEEFKEGYVDVKKIVNIPYMFKTPEGNFTKNPLFVKHVSSIFKNDCPLIVGCLSGSRSLHAATALENSGFKNVTNMGGGYSAWVKSGYPVKKP; from the exons ATGGGTTCCAATTGGTTTGTAGCTCTTGCTGGATTTCTTCTCATCTTTAATAGTGCTGAAGCCCTTGTGACCATTGATGTCCATGATGCCAAGGACCTCCTTGACTCCGGTGCCTACTGGTATGTTGATGCTAG GACCAAAGAAGAATTCAAGGAAGGCTACGTAGATGTGAAGAAAATTGTGAACATTCCTTACATGTTCAAAACCCCAGAAG GAAATTTCACAAAGAATCCCCTGTTCGTGAAACATGTTTCTTCCATTTTCAAAAATGATTGTCCTCTCATAGTG GGTTGTCTATCTGGTTCCAGGTCCCTTCATGCAGCTACTGCTCTTGAGAACTCT GGTTTCAAGAATGTGACCAACATGGGAGGAGGATACAGTGCATGGGTGAAGAGTGGCTATCCTGTGAAGAAACCATAA
- the LOC122083298 gene encoding thiosulfate sulfurtransferase 18-like isoform X1 — translation MGSNWFVALAGFLLIFNSAEALVTIDVHEAKDLLDSGAYWYVDARTKEEFKEGYVDVKKIVNIPYMFKTPEGNFTKNPLFVKHVSSIFKNGCPLIVGCLSGSRSLHAATALENSQGFKNVTNMGGGYSAWVKSGYPVKKP, via the exons ATGGGTTCCAATTGGTTTGTAGCTCTTGCTGGATTTCTTCTCATCTTTAATAGTGCTGAAGCCCTCGTAACCATTGATGTCCATGAGGCCAAGGACCTCCTTGACTCCGGTGCCTACTGGTATGTTGATGCTAG GACCAAAGAAGAATTCAAGGAAGGCTACGTAGATGTGAAGAAAATTGTGAACATTCCTTACATGTTCAAAACCCCAGAAG GAAATTTCACAAAGAATCCCCTGTTCGTGAAACATGTTTCTTCCATTTTCAAAAATGGTTGTCCTCTCATAGTG GGTTGTCTATCTGGTTCCAGGTCCCTTCATGCAGCTACTGCTCTTGAGAACTCT CAGGGTTTCAAGAATGTGACCAACATGGGAGGAGGCTACAGTGCATGGGTGAAGAGTGGCTATCCTGTGAAGAAACCATAA